The window TAGACACAGTTTTACCAATATTCCTTAATTCACACATAGGTTTGCTAACCATGGCTTAATGCTGGATGAAACATAACAGCTTATTATACTGCAGCAGTGTATCACCAAATCGCTATATAACACGCTCATTGATTTCCTCCCCGTTAATAAATTTTTCTTTATTTTTCAATAAATTATATTGGTATCCACATTACATTTCTATAAGTAATACATAGCTGCTACGTATCACCTTTTGGCTATTGTGCACAGAGAGAATAGTTTTCGATATTCTGACTAAGCTACTGAATATTAGCCGTATTTCTTCATTTAACTACCATAATGTAAAAGTGCATACACTGCTAAAATTATATACCTGCCAATGATATGTATTTTTATACATGCTCAATAAAGAAAATATTTTCAAGGGGGAATAACGGTGCAATCGGTTTCGACACCCATTCCACCTAAAAATAACCAGAGTCAGAGCCCTTTACGGGGATACAACTAGGTGAATTCAATTTACAGTGCGCATGAGAGGAAGAAAACTCAAGGTCATTTCTGGCATTGTAGCTGGGGAAACCTGAAAGCCAGAGGCTACAAGCAGTTATTAGATCTGGCCTTATGCTGCAGATGCTTTTTGCGATACCTTACCTGCTTGCGCTACCACCAATAACTCATGCCTAGCAACTTCTAATTGTTTAATGTCAATATTTGTATTGATAAGCCCAGCTAAATTATCAGGCGATAGATAGCGAAAATCAACATGACTATTACTAATTTGAATTTGACTGACGCTTTTAGTGTGGGATTGTTCTCGCGCCACGCATATTGATTTGCTGGCATTGTCTTCATCATGCTTACAGTGAAACCTTAAAATACTCTGGGCACGATTATGGGAGCAATTATCTGTTATTTGCCAATCCTTGAACTGGTTCTGCCGATACATTACGGTTGCTGCCAAATCAACGGAAGAGGAAGATTCAAGAAAGTAGTGTGAAAACTGCACGCACTCTTCATTTAAGCTTAAACCATCCCAGCGATAACGATAGAGATCATTTTTATCCATCACCAGCAACACGAACGCGTTATACAACCTTGGTTCTAATGATTGTGTTAACCATTTTCTCACGTCTCTAAGGCGACGAAATTCGAGCAAACGTGGAATGATTAAGCCGCGGCTCTTTGTTAGTGCGGGATCAGCTTGATAATCTGCTTCATACATATTGAGCAAGCTGGCAACGATACCGTAATCGTTAGCACCTACCCAGGTGCCTTGTGCTTGTGCATCAACGGGGTATATACATTGCGTTGTTTCTGCCCGCCCTACTGTCGACTTTTGCCTTAATCCTGCTTCATTACGCGTACGTAGCTCGTCGCGGTTTGACGTGACAATTAAGCCATTGTTATCCCGTAAAATACTCACGGTACACATTGCCTAGCCCACTTGGTTGATAGTGTTTGATTTTAAATAGCTTTGCGTTGCTGGTGCGACACCAATGTACTGATCGATTTTAATACCAAAAGTGCGCAATACTAACGTAATATAGGCAACATGATGTACGGTGTGATTAAGCAAATAAATTAATTCACGCTGTAGTGTGCTATTGACTACACATGACTCTTGGCAACTCTCTTGATTATTCATGGATATCTCGGTTTTCATCTTAAGTGGTGCGTCCAGGCTAATGCTATCTTCCATCCACACAACTAAATCGTTGAGCTGCTTTGTTGCAATCATAGGGTCTGTTTCTATTACGCTATCTCGGCTGCGTCGGTCGTAATCGATCATGTTATTAACTACACCTACTTGTAACGCGCTATAGTGATCTAATACATGACGCACATGACGACCCATAGTTGACGTCATGCCTGTTGGGATATTTTGATAAACATTATCTGGCGCAAGCTCAATGAGAGCAAGCAACTGTTCTATTGCATCAGTATTGGCGGTAACTAGTAATCGCATTCATCTTTCCATCGTGTTTGAAAACACTCAACCCCTTCTTTACCAAGATAACGTGTTGCATAGCGGCGTGGCATTTTTCGAAAGTCGACTAATATTAAGCCGTCCAATGAATCATTAAAAACAGTATTCACTGAAAAACAAACAAACTTTCCATTCATTGCTAAATAATGCCGTAATAAAGTCGGTAAGGTTTTTCCTGCATCGCAGCGGCCGACTAGTTTGTTCAGTACCGAGACTTTGCTTAACGACGCTAGCATGTCATCGGTCCAGGTTTTTCCGGCAACACGAAATGGTTTTACTGGTCTGACATCTTCGATATAACGTTGCTCTGCCCGAAAGGATTCCAACATGCTCTCAGCGATCAATGCACGCGCCATGTCAGAATGATCACGCGAAATACTCACTGCGCCAAACAAAGTTGGATAGTCAGGATTTTTCGCAACGTATGCGCCAATGCCGCGCAATAATAAATCAAGTGTTAACGGGTGTCGCTGATAATCCGGGTGCACAAATGAACGTCCAACCTCTAAAGCTTTACCAATACGGGCTAGGTAGGCCTCATCAAAGCGATACAGTGTGCGGCCATATAGCGCATCGATACCATGCTTTTCAACAATCTCATCGACGCGGCCAATACGATAACCACCGGCAACCACCTGTTTTTCTCTATCCCATAAGAACAGATGCTGATAATGCGGGTCAAAGCGATCAATATCGACGCTGTTGCCGGTGCCTTCACCAGCAGCACGAAAGGTGATTTCACGTGCAATACCGATATGTTCCATCATGCCGCCAAGACGATCATAGGGGGCGATGTATACATCAAACTGCCCTGATTCATTTATCTTGAACTCATGGAGCTGTTGAATATCATGGAATAATTTGACGCTGGGGCGTTTAATCTCATGAACTTGGTTATGACTTAGTTTTTTGTTTTTCTCAGACTTTAGACCTAATAAATCTGTACTCAGACGTAAATAGTGAGTAATGGACGCTTCATCATCAAGCTGCTTGATTTCATTTGGCGTAATCGGCTCACCGATTTTTAAATCTAGCTGCCAACCATTTTTATTGGCTAGCTCGCGCGCCAACATCAGTGTGCGCAAGCGTGGATGAAGCAAACCTAAAATATAAAATAGCCTACTATTTTTCCCTTTAACATAGATAGGCACACATACCGCTTTACTGCGCTTAACTAACTGTCCTACCAAACGATCCCACGGTCGGTCTTCGATTCGTTTTAACTTAACATTAATGGCGGACACTTGACCGGCAGGAAATACCAGCAACATACCGTCGTTACGAAGATGCTTCATTGCCTCACGCACGCCGCGTAAATTTTGCTTCACCGCATTATTTGACAATACATCAACGCCAATAAAAATATCGCGTAGTTCGGGAATACGTGTTAGCAGTTGATTGGTCATTACCTTCAGGTCGGGGCGCACTTTCAATAACATTTGCGCGATAGCAACACCTTCCAGCCCACCCAAAGGATGGTTGGCAACGACTAAGACTGGGCCAGCACGAGGAATCTCGTCGAGAAAATTATCAGATTCAACTCGAACATTGACCCCCAACGATTGCAAGGTGTAATCAAGAAAACAATCAGGCGTAATATTC is drawn from Gammaproteobacteria bacterium and contains these coding sequences:
- a CDS encoding NRDE family protein produces the protein MSILRDNNGLIVTSNRDELRTRNEAGLRQKSTVGRAETTQCIYPVDAQAQGTWVGANDYGIVASLLNMYEADYQADPALTKSRGLIIPRLLEFRRLRDVRKWLTQSLEPRLYNAFVLLVMDKNDLYRYRWDGLSLNEECVQFSHYFLESSSSVDLAATVMYRQNQFKDWQITDNCSHNRAQSILRFHCKHDEDNASKSICVAREQSHTKSVSQIQISNSHVDFRYLSPDNLAGLINTNIDIKQLEVARHELLVVAQAGKVSQKASAA
- a CDS encoding lysophospholipid acyltransferase family protein, which translates into the protein MNYDSLVNPFQLPIKNRMVATMLESVLGLKSLAKHYARRPQNITPDCFLDYTLQSLGVNVRVESDNFLDEIPRAGPVLVVANHPLGGLEGVAIAQMLLKVRPDLKVMTNQLLTRIPELRDIFIGVDVLSNNAVKQNLRGVREAMKHLRNDGMLLVFPAGQVSAINVKLKRIEDRPWDRLVGQLVKRSKAVCVPIYVKGKNSRLFYILGLLHPRLRTLMLARELANKNGWQLDLKIGEPITPNEIKQLDDEASITHYLRLSTDLLGLKSEKNKKLSHNQVHEIKRPSVKLFHDIQQLHEFKINESGQFDVYIAPYDRLGGMMEHIGIAREITFRAAGEGTGNSVDIDRFDPHYQHLFLWDREKQVVAGGYRIGRVDEIVEKHGIDALYGRTLYRFDEAYLARIGKALEVGRSFVHPDYQRHPLTLDLLLRGIGAYVAKNPDYPTLFGAVSISRDHSDMARALIAESMLESFRAEQRYIEDVRPVKPFRVAGKTWTDDMLASLSKVSVLNKLVGRCDAGKTLPTLLRHYLAMNGKFVCFSVNTVFNDSLDGLILVDFRKMPRRYATRYLGKEGVECFQTRWKDECDY